One genomic region from Dehalobacter restrictus DSM 9455 encodes:
- a CDS encoding ATP-binding cassette domain-containing protein has protein sequence MAMIYVEELVKQYDKAKTPAVKGVSFAVNEGEFFAFLGPNGAGKTTTISILTTTLSKTSGIVTIAGYDVEKEARQVREKVGIIFQQPSLDLQLSAEENIRFHACLYGMFSYRPTFQLMPSAYKDRVMGLAEIVGIQDALFKPVKKMSGGMQRKLEIIRSLMHTPSVLFLDEPTQGLDAVSRRSLWEYINTVRKEHGTTVFLTTHYIDEAENVDKVCIVNQGRVASCCSPEEMKKSLLRQELVLDADDREGLTGELSELGLFHKKDAHIIVPYQDKTAQEIIARLNTKLTLLKINEPTLEDAYVEYLNKTGGAAA, from the coding sequence ATGGCTATGATTTATGTAGAAGAACTGGTCAAACAATACGATAAAGCCAAAACGCCCGCAGTGAAAGGTGTGAGCTTTGCGGTGAACGAGGGGGAATTTTTTGCCTTTCTCGGCCCGAACGGCGCCGGGAAGACAACCACCATTTCCATTCTGACCACCACGCTTTCCAAGACTTCCGGCATCGTCACGATCGCGGGCTATGACGTGGAGAAGGAGGCGAGGCAGGTGCGCGAGAAGGTCGGAATTATTTTTCAGCAGCCCAGCCTTGACCTGCAGCTCTCGGCGGAAGAAAATATCCGTTTTCACGCCTGCCTGTACGGGATGTTCAGCTACCGGCCAACGTTTCAACTCATGCCCTCCGCATACAAAGACCGCGTAATGGGACTGGCTGAAATCGTCGGTATTCAGGATGCTTTGTTTAAGCCTGTCAAAAAGATGTCGGGCGGTATGCAGCGCAAGCTGGAAATTATCCGCAGCCTGATGCATACGCCGTCGGTGCTGTTTCTGGATGAACCGACGCAGGGACTGGATGCCGTAAGCCGCAGAAGCTTGTGGGAATACATCAACACTGTCCGCAAGGAACACGGCACCACAGTGTTCCTGACCACGCATTACATCGACGAGGCCGAGAACGTGGACAAAGTATGCATTGTGAATCAGGGACGGGTCGCCAGCTGCTGTTCGCCGGAAGAAATGAAAAAAAGCCTGTTACGCCAGGAACTCGTCCTGGACGCCGACGATCGGGAGGGCTTGACTGGAGAGCTTTCGGAACTGGGTTTGTTCCATAAAAAGGACGCGCATATCATCGTCCCTTATCAGGACAAAACGGCACAGGAAATTATCGCCCGGCTGAATACCAAGCTGACGCTGCTGAAAATCAATGAGCCGACGCTGGAAGACGCTTATGTGGAATATCTGAACAAGACGGGAGGCGCAGCAGCATGA
- the nrfD gene encoding NrfD/PsrC family molybdoenzyme membrane anchor subunit, protein MKTNSRFIQGASKPVLSLGVILTLLGMGLWILQLIRGLGVTGLTQDAVWGMYIAGFFTAAGAGAGALALAGLMALNRDDTVDNREQYKLFSVALASFVSAGVLIVIDIGNVSHIFSMIFSFEYTSSMAQDFWALMICLVVAVIGLLKAKSGKTGLVFNVICILASLTLIITEGLMLSRVSAHAFWGSGTVAAFIISMIVAGCAVSLFVLKEEKNVFQVRKYLIIGLLASALLTLSELLTLTAASEASTGMELQSLLSGSASLAFWAYILAGLVIPLALLFKVQTPIGLKVSAFLAVFGVLAEKLWILIAGMEHPLVVIPGRGAYHISAVEFFTVVGISGLGVLAYVIISGLFDSPSLHQQEKVHFTP, encoded by the coding sequence ATGAAAACGAATTCGCGTTTTATTCAGGGCGCTTCTAAACCTGTTTTAAGCCTGGGGGTGATTTTGACCCTTCTGGGGATGGGTTTATGGATCTTACAATTAATCCGGGGACTGGGCGTTACAGGCCTGACCCAGGATGCCGTTTGGGGAATGTATATTGCCGGATTCTTTACCGCCGCCGGAGCGGGAGCCGGAGCCTTAGCCCTGGCTGGGCTCATGGCGCTGAACAGAGATGATACGGTTGATAACAGGGAGCAGTATAAACTTTTTAGTGTTGCACTGGCCAGCTTTGTAAGCGCCGGCGTTCTGATCGTTATCGATATCGGCAATGTAAGCCATATTTTCAGCATGATCTTCAGTTTTGAATACACCTCATCAATGGCACAGGATTTTTGGGCCTTAATGATATGCCTGGTTGTCGCCGTCATTGGCTTGCTGAAAGCGAAATCGGGGAAAACGGGCTTGGTCTTTAATGTCATCTGTATTTTGGCTTCATTGACTCTCATCATCACTGAGGGGTTGATGCTATCCAGAGTCAGCGCGCATGCTTTTTGGGGAAGCGGTACGGTGGCGGCATTTATTATCAGTATGATCGTTGCGGGATGTGCTGTTTCCCTGTTTGTACTGAAAGAGGAGAAAAATGTTTTCCAGGTTCGCAAATATCTGATAATCGGGCTGCTGGCGTCCGCCTTATTGACGCTAAGCGAATTGCTTACCTTGACAGCCGCTTCTGAAGCTTCTACGGGTATGGAATTACAAAGTCTCCTTTCCGGTTCAGCAAGTCTTGCTTTTTGGGCCTATATCCTGGCCGGGCTGGTTATTCCGCTGGCGCTGCTTTTCAAGGTTCAGACTCCGATTGGCTTGAAGGTCAGCGCATTTTTAGCAGTTTTTGGCGTTCTTGCCGAAAAACTCTGGATCCTGATCGCCGGGATGGAGCATCCGCTGGTCGTTATACCGGGCAGAGGGGCTTACCATATTTCAGCGGTGGAGTTTTTTACAGTAGTGGGGATATCCGGTCTGGGCGTGTTAGCCTATGTAATTATTTCCGGGCTTTTTGATAGTCCCAGCCTGCACCAACAGGAGAAAGTTCACTTTACGCCATAA
- a CDS encoding TorD/DmsD family molecular chaperone yields the protein MNASVTYQQELKFFTESCNFLSLLLNERPTEELIVHLRESSSRIQEIMPFPDTEDRIDEGAGLMLNYLENTKTQTAGEVSQDLAVDWTRIFRGVAPGYSPPPPYEALYRGDNSQENHVKVFLDMTKEYSSLGLCAKGQCSRPDYIGVQMAYLHFLCCEELKRIQEGNLEEVQRFKERTIKFISEHVGQWVLLFSREAKGFARTDFYRGLLNYLPTFIQELKEYECSTYLN from the coding sequence GTGAATGCGTCAGTTACTTATCAGCAGGAATTAAAATTCTTTACAGAGAGCTGTAATTTTTTATCGTTATTGCTGAATGAAAGACCTACAGAAGAACTTATTGTCCATTTACGTGAAAGCAGCAGCCGGATCCAGGAAATCATGCCTTTCCCGGACACTGAAGATAGGATTGATGAAGGGGCCGGGTTGATGCTTAATTATCTCGAAAATACGAAAACACAAACAGCAGGAGAAGTATCTCAGGATTTAGCAGTGGATTGGACCAGGATTTTTAGGGGTGTGGCACCGGGGTATAGTCCGCCACCGCCTTATGAAGCTTTATATAGGGGAGATAACAGTCAGGAGAATCACGTCAAAGTATTTCTTGACATGACCAAAGAATATTCCTCACTGGGCTTGTGTGCCAAAGGTCAATGCTCCCGGCCGGACTACATCGGTGTTCAAATGGCTTATTTGCATTTTTTGTGTTGTGAAGAACTTAAACGGATACAAGAAGGAAATCTCGAAGAAGTCCAAAGATTTAAGGAACGCACGATAAAATTCATTTCAGAACATGTGGGTCAATGGGTTTTATTGTTCAGTCGCGAGGCTAAAGGTTTTGCCCGGACAGATTTTTATCGGGGACTTCTTAATTATTTGCCAACGTTTATACAGGAGCTTAAAGAGTATGAATGCAGCACATATCTGAATTAA
- a CDS encoding response regulator transcription factor → MSKIMIVDDDPNIRELVLALLQNNGFEACAAADGRDALQKILNDNPDLAIVDIMMPNMDGFELCRHLRRYYENMPVLMLTAKGELASKVKGFGLGADDYLTKPFEGDELIVRVQALLRRYKIEASQVIQIGNVLIDKNSYSITLNGGHENIPMKEFELLFKLASFPGKTFSRNQLIEDIWGVDFEGNERTLDVHVNRLRDRFPENQSGFKITTVRGLGYRLEVIG, encoded by the coding sequence ATGAGTAAAATAATGATTGTGGACGACGACCCGAACATCCGTGAGCTTGTACTGGCCCTGCTTCAAAACAACGGCTTTGAAGCCTGCGCAGCGGCAGACGGGCGTGACGCACTGCAAAAAATCCTAAACGATAACCCGGATCTGGCCATCGTCGACATCATGATGCCGAACATGGACGGCTTTGAGCTCTGCCGTCATTTGCGGCGCTATTACGAAAATATGCCGGTCTTGATGCTAACGGCGAAAGGGGAGCTGGCGAGCAAGGTCAAAGGCTTCGGACTTGGCGCTGATGATTATCTGACCAAGCCTTTTGAGGGAGATGAGCTGATCGTTCGGGTTCAGGCGCTGCTGCGGCGTTATAAAATTGAGGCTTCCCAAGTGATTCAGATTGGCAATGTCCTGATCGACAAGAACAGCTACAGCATCACATTAAACGGCGGGCACGAGAATATTCCCATGAAAGAATTTGAACTGCTTTTCAAGTTGGCAAGCTTTCCCGGCAAAACATTTTCCCGCAATCAGCTGATTGAGGATATCTGGGGCGTTGATTTTGAGGGGAACGAACGGACCCTGGACGTCCATGTGAACCGCCTGCGTGACCGTTTCCCGGAGAACCAGTCCGGCTTTAAGATCACGACCGTGCGCGGACTTGGCTACAGGCTGGAGGTGATTGGATGA
- a CDS encoding ABC transporter permease produces MSEITMNETAINETAWSRGKEKSRSRREINAVLTIAARDITIALRSPGSLIMSLVMPLMMMGMLGGSLAQNMAGGLGFDYNKFMMVGMLVNMLFMVTTTGMTSLVEDRTTDFTQEILVSPVSRYAIVIGKIFGSSFGAIVSMAGTLIVGLIMGITLSPGQLLLILALSPLMCLSGGALAMIIIGLVKSSRTANIAVMLITMPQMFLSGAIIPINHSSGVLYALSHAMPMTYCLDLARAVVYAGTPEYGSVVLFNPVVNFIAIAVLTVVCLIIGTFFFARSEKNR; encoded by the coding sequence ATGAGTGAGATTACCATGAATGAAACTGCCATAAATGAAACTGCCTGGTCAAGAGGAAAAGAAAAGTCCCGATCCAGACGTGAAATCAATGCCGTGCTTACGATCGCCGCGCGGGACATTACCATCGCGCTCCGGTCTCCCGGCTCTCTCATCATGAGCTTGGTGATGCCCCTGATGATGATGGGGATGCTGGGCGGCAGCCTTGCCCAGAATATGGCGGGCGGGCTCGGTTTTGACTACAATAAGTTTATGATGGTCGGGATGCTGGTCAATATGCTCTTTATGGTCACAACTACGGGGATGACGTCGCTGGTCGAAGACCGTACCACGGACTTTACCCAAGAAATACTGGTCTCTCCCGTTTCCCGGTATGCGATCGTGATCGGTAAGATTTTCGGCTCTTCCTTTGGAGCAATCGTCAGTATGGCCGGCACCTTGATCGTTGGGCTGATCATGGGAATTACCCTAAGTCCCGGGCAGCTGCTGCTAATTCTAGCGCTGTCGCCGCTGATGTGCCTTTCGGGGGGCGCGCTGGCCATGATCATTATCGGGCTTGTCAAAAGCAGTAGGACGGCGAATATTGCCGTGATGCTTATCACCATGCCGCAGATGTTCCTTTCCGGCGCGATTATCCCGATCAACCACTCCAGTGGTGTCCTCTATGCCTTAAGCCATGCCATGCCAATGACCTACTGCCTTGACCTGGCACGGGCGGTGGTCTACGCAGGAACGCCGGAATACGGCAGTGTTGTCTTGTTTAATCCGGTGGTGAACTTTATCGCGATTGCAGTGTTGACGGTGGTTTGCCTGATCATTGGTACATTTTTTTTCGCACGCTCGGAGAAAAACAGGTAA
- the hydF gene encoding [FeFe] hydrogenase H-cluster maturation GTPase HydF, with translation MGLNDTPSANRVHIGFFGKRNAGKSSLVNAVTGQDLTIVSDVKGTTTDPVYKAMELLPLGPVVIIDTPGIDDTGALGELRVKKSRQVLNKTDIALLVIDAAYGKSAEDEELVRLLGEKGIHYVVVYNKADFLGQVPAGNDREIYVSAKTGWNIQTLKEKIAALAVTEEPKLKIVGDLIHPGDFVVLVTPIDKAAPKGRLILPQQQTIRDILEADATAIVVKEFEFRETLENLGKKPRLVITDSQVFAKAAADTPKDIFLTSFSILFARYKGSLEMAVKGAKVLDSLKDGDTVLISEGCSHHRQCDDIGTVKLPRWIKNDTQKQIRFAFTSGSEFPDDLSAYRLIIHCGGCMLNKREMKYRQKCAEDQQVPMTNYGILIAYMQGILKRSIAMFPQILAEIEE, from the coding sequence ATGGGACTGAATGACACCCCCTCCGCCAACCGTGTCCATATTGGGTTCTTCGGAAAAAGAAATGCAGGTAAATCAAGTCTTGTCAATGCCGTCACGGGTCAGGATCTGACCATTGTCTCGGACGTGAAGGGGACGACCACCGATCCCGTATACAAAGCGATGGAGCTGCTTCCGTTAGGCCCCGTCGTGATCATCGATACGCCCGGGATTGATGATACGGGTGCTTTGGGAGAACTGCGTGTCAAAAAAAGCCGGCAGGTATTGAATAAAACCGATATCGCCCTATTGGTGATCGATGCGGCGTATGGAAAGAGCGCTGAAGATGAAGAACTGGTCAGGCTGCTTGGCGAGAAGGGAATCCATTATGTCGTTGTCTACAACAAAGCCGATTTCCTGGGGCAGGTACCGGCCGGAAACGACCGTGAAATCTATGTCAGCGCCAAAACCGGCTGGAACATCCAAACCCTGAAGGAGAAAATAGCCGCTTTGGCTGTCACAGAGGAGCCGAAACTTAAAATAGTGGGCGACCTCATTCATCCTGGGGATTTTGTCGTGCTTGTCACGCCGATTGACAAGGCTGCACCGAAGGGCCGTCTGATCCTGCCGCAGCAGCAAACGATCCGGGACATTCTGGAAGCGGATGCAACGGCGATTGTGGTGAAAGAATTTGAATTCCGGGAAACACTGGAGAATCTGGGCAAAAAGCCGAGGCTTGTGATCACGGACAGCCAGGTTTTCGCCAAGGCAGCCGCGGATACGCCCAAGGATATTTTTTTGACTTCATTTTCAATCCTTTTCGCCAGATATAAGGGCAGCCTGGAGATGGCTGTAAAGGGCGCAAAAGTGCTGGATTCGTTGAAGGACGGCGATACCGTTCTCATTTCGGAGGGGTGTTCCCACCACAGGCAGTGTGATGACATCGGAACCGTAAAGCTGCCCAGATGGATCAAAAACGACACCCAGAAGCAGATCCGCTTTGCGTTTACATCCGGTTCGGAATTCCCTGACGACTTGTCCGCCTACCGTTTAATTATCCACTGCGGCGGATGCATGCTGAACAAAAGAGAAATGAAATACCGCCAGAAATGCGCTGAGGACCAGCAGGTGCCTATGACCAATTACGGTATCCTGATCGCTTATATGCAGGGAATCCTGAAACGAAGTATTGCCATGTTCCCGCAAATCTTAGCGGAGATTGAGGAGTAA
- a CDS encoding sensor histidine kinase, with the protein MKQPKRPKRPPAAIALISFILAFGCFFSAGYGLVSLIYRWTGTPSQFWVSLIASLTGMILFIGAAFIFRWITIRRTHSIRQHRAIHDQLLNAMTRIAQGDFDVFIDTQDAFIYDDIAEGINKIAKELGSMEQLRQDFISNISHEIQSPLTSISGFAALLKNDTLTDAQRNHYLGIIEAESKRLSALSDNLLKLSVLETGVEPLSFKEYRLDKQLADVALMLEPQWCAKNIAMEADLEKVMIQGDEGLLSQVWVNLLHNAVKFTPEGGVIRVVLQADQTDVCCLIADTGIGIASEDQIHIFERFYKVDKARERALGGNGLGLSLAKKIVELHGGHITTESAIGKGTTFTITLPRHFSH; encoded by the coding sequence ATGAAACAGCCGAAACGCCCGAAACGCCCGCCGGCAGCAATTGCCTTAATCTCGTTCATCCTTGCTTTTGGCTGCTTTTTTTCTGCAGGGTATGGCCTTGTATCGCTGATTTACCGGTGGACCGGTACGCCGTCGCAATTCTGGGTGTCGCTTATTGCCAGCCTCACGGGGATGATTTTATTTATCGGTGCGGCCTTTATTTTCAGATGGATCACGATCAGGCGTACCCATAGCATCCGGCAGCATCGAGCTATACATGATCAATTGCTGAACGCCATGACCCGGATCGCCCAGGGGGATTTTGATGTTTTTATCGATACACAGGATGCATTTATTTACGATGATATTGCGGAGGGGATCAATAAAATTGCGAAAGAACTTGGTTCGATGGAACAGCTGCGGCAGGACTTCATCTCCAATATCTCCCATGAGATCCAATCGCCACTGACTTCCATCAGTGGATTTGCTGCCTTATTAAAAAACGACACCCTGACAGATGCCCAGCGGAATCACTATCTGGGCATCATTGAAGCTGAAAGCAAACGGCTGTCCGCCTTAAGCGACAACCTCTTGAAACTGTCGGTACTGGAAACCGGCGTCGAGCCTTTATCCTTTAAAGAATACCGGCTCGACAAGCAGCTGGCAGATGTCGCCCTGATGCTGGAACCACAGTGGTGCGCCAAGAATATCGCCATGGAGGCGGATCTGGAAAAAGTAATGATCCAAGGAGATGAAGGACTCCTGTCCCAGGTTTGGGTGAATCTGCTGCACAATGCCGTGAAGTTTACACCGGAGGGCGGTGTGATCCGGGTTGTTTTGCAAGCGGATCAGACAGATGTGTGCTGTCTGATTGCCGATACCGGTATCGGGATCGCTTCGGAGGACCAGATCCATATCTTCGAGCGTTTTTATAAGGTAGACAAGGCCCGCGAGCGCGCGCTTGGCGGTAACGGCCTCGGACTTTCGCTCGCCAAGAAAATCGTGGAACTGCATGGCGGGCATATTACGACGGAAAGCGCGATCGGGAAAGGCACAACGTTTACGATCACGCTGCCACGCCATTTTTCCCACTGA
- a CDS encoding molybdopterin-dependent oxidoreductase: protein MDQNKTGGGKGLTRRSFLKGSAGVMALVAMGGGLAYQSAAVFAGTDSAEQANGTEYVNGFCDGCLYKKCRTRYKIKDGVLLNVEGHPEGLYNKGNLCSRGQAQVMNLYNPWRTKTPLKRTNPKKGLDVDPGWVEITWEEALSITASKIKEAKSKDPRLFAMFSGFGAYHSLYMRPFATALGTPNIIFSPGCFCSGHSGSEILHGSFVECADPKYCKFKIDIGRGQLNNGSADGETQGDVDSVVDRGTRIIKVDPRNSTLFSSSEWVPIRPQTELAFVLSLEYVILHEIKTFDVEFVKNRTNASYLIGKDGFYVRHATSGKPLVWDAAANKPKEFDDETIGDLALEGSFEISGVPAQTAFSLIKDKIKDYTPEWQEKITTIPAAKIRYLAGELVKEACIGSTISIDGITLPYRPACISIYKGLTNHQFGHVAYYTAMTINILLGAFDVPGGSLGFNNFRYAKDEDGQPQIYHLGAVGNKIKFPPTTLDMSNLIPLAHDVGYQYTNTIKDPKKYWLDYAPKVGLFYGGNLFSKGGSIEEISQGLASLEFAAAIATVLDEHAHFADIILPEANHFETVFCYERIFERPSTQRDMYGPMGARKALVKPLYNGRHGDEILIDLAARIGTLPPTNGMAKGMNGIKGDIPPMTNKIQVVYDAWIKGKYGAEWDFNKVAELGQIVPPSLAEHEIYQYYYAPDKKIKLPIYNIFLQKTRVQMLEMLEKAGVEHPAGNNTIREVYQPIPHWFEGTEFPHGKDGFDMNLVGWRTPQFLHDVNNSTGNPVLQEVASHNPFYGKLILNTETAVKKGLNDGDMVFVENQHGVKIGPVPVKTSESIHPDAAGVAGGHHRKAFGMDPVNHTTPVSWNRLIPIAWNTIDPVTGAIEISPLIRISKA, encoded by the coding sequence ATGGATCAGAACAAGACGGGCGGTGGAAAGGGCTTAACGCGCAGAAGTTTTTTAAAAGGGTCTGCCGGGGTTATGGCGCTTGTTGCCATGGGAGGCGGATTAGCCTATCAATCCGCTGCCGTTTTTGCCGGTACGGATTCAGCTGAGCAAGCCAATGGCACGGAATATGTGAATGGGTTCTGTGACGGCTGCCTTTATAAAAAATGCCGGACCAGATATAAAATCAAAGACGGAGTCCTTCTAAATGTTGAAGGACACCCCGAAGGGCTTTATAACAAAGGAAATTTGTGTTCCAGGGGACAGGCGCAAGTGATGAACCTTTACAATCCCTGGCGGACAAAAACACCGCTTAAGCGGACAAACCCGAAAAAAGGGCTGGATGTGGATCCGGGTTGGGTGGAAATCACCTGGGAAGAGGCATTAAGCATAACGGCAAGTAAGATTAAGGAAGCAAAAAGTAAGGATCCCCGTTTATTTGCCATGTTTTCAGGTTTTGGCGCTTATCACTCTCTTTATATGAGGCCTTTTGCCACGGCGCTTGGTACGCCGAATATCATTTTTTCTCCGGGTTGCTTTTGCTCGGGACATTCCGGATCAGAGATCCTTCATGGTTCCTTTGTGGAGTGCGCGGACCCCAAATATTGCAAGTTTAAAATTGATATTGGCCGAGGGCAATTAAACAACGGTTCTGCAGACGGAGAAACTCAGGGGGATGTCGACAGTGTGGTCGACCGGGGAACGCGGATCATTAAGGTTGATCCCCGCAACTCCACATTGTTCAGCAGCAGCGAATGGGTTCCCATCCGGCCGCAAACCGAACTCGCATTCGTCTTGTCACTCGAATATGTCATCTTACACGAAATTAAAACGTTTGATGTGGAATTTGTGAAAAACAGGACCAATGCCTCCTATCTTATTGGGAAAGACGGTTTTTATGTACGCCACGCCACGAGCGGCAAACCTTTGGTTTGGGATGCGGCAGCCAATAAACCCAAAGAGTTTGATGACGAGACAATAGGAGACCTGGCGCTGGAAGGAAGTTTTGAGATTAGCGGTGTCCCGGCTCAGACGGCCTTTTCTCTGATCAAAGATAAGATTAAAGACTATACGCCGGAATGGCAGGAGAAAATCACCACCATCCCGGCGGCTAAAATCAGGTACCTGGCCGGCGAGCTGGTTAAAGAAGCGTGTATTGGCAGTACGATTAGCATTGATGGAATTACCCTGCCTTATAGACCTGCCTGCATCAGTATTTACAAAGGGCTTACCAATCATCAGTTTGGACATGTTGCCTATTATACGGCGATGACGATTAATATCCTTCTGGGGGCCTTTGATGTTCCGGGAGGTAGCCTTGGTTTTAATAACTTCAGATATGCCAAGGATGAGGATGGTCAACCGCAGATATATCATCTGGGCGCAGTTGGCAACAAGATTAAGTTCCCCCCTACAACGCTGGATATGTCCAACTTGATTCCGCTGGCCCATGATGTGGGATACCAGTATACCAATACCATCAAGGATCCAAAGAAATACTGGCTGGACTATGCGCCCAAAGTCGGTTTGTTTTATGGTGGCAATCTGTTCTCTAAAGGCGGCAGTATAGAAGAAATATCCCAGGGTCTGGCTTCTCTGGAATTTGCGGCGGCGATTGCCACCGTGTTGGATGAACACGCTCATTTTGCGGATATTATCCTGCCGGAAGCCAACCATTTCGAGACGGTCTTCTGCTATGAACGCATATTTGAAAGGCCCTCCACCCAGCGGGATATGTATGGGCCCATGGGAGCACGCAAAGCACTGGTGAAGCCTCTTTATAACGGGCGACATGGCGATGAGATCCTGATAGACCTGGCGGCAAGAATTGGCACGCTGCCGCCAACCAATGGCATGGCCAAGGGAATGAATGGGATCAAAGGTGATATTCCACCGATGACCAACAAAATCCAGGTTGTTTATGATGCCTGGATCAAAGGAAAATACGGAGCAGAATGGGATTTCAACAAGGTGGCCGAATTAGGGCAGATTGTGCCCCCGTCTTTGGCGGAGCATGAAATATATCAATATTACTATGCGCCGGATAAGAAGATTAAACTGCCGATCTATAATATCTTCCTGCAGAAAACCCGGGTTCAGATGCTGGAAATGCTTGAAAAAGCAGGCGTTGAACATCCGGCTGGCAACAATACCATTCGCGAAGTTTATCAACCGATTCCGCATTGGTTTGAGGGTACGGAGTTTCCGCATGGGAAAGATGGCTTCGATATGAACCTTGTCGGCTGGCGAACCCCTCAGTTTCTTCATGATGTGAATAATAGTACGGGTAATCCGGTTTTGCAGGAGGTTGCGAGTCATAATCCATTCTATGGAAAACTGATTCTCAATACCGAAACGGCAGTAAAAAAGGGTTTGAATGACGGGGATATGGTTTTTGTTGAGAATCAGCATGGGGTTAAGATTGGTCCGGTCCCGGTGAAAACATCTGAAAGCATTCATCCGGACGCTGCAGGTGTAGCCGGAGGTCATCACCGGAAGGCCTTTGGCATGGACCCGGTAAACCATACGACACCGGTATCATGGAACAGGCTGATCCCGATTGCCTGGAATACGATAGACCCCGTGACAGGCGCCATTGAAATCAGTCCTTTAATCCGAATTAGTAAGGCGTAG
- a CDS encoding 4Fe-4S dicluster domain-containing protein, translating into MHYGMVIDLARCIGCTACTVACKTHNVTPKDIAWAQVLVEEKGKYPNSNIESTPVLCMHCQNAPCISACPTGASYRDDSGIVHIKKDKCIGCRACMVSCPYNARKFSFGDAQSYYPGKETTPLEKVQQTKFPKGVVSKCEFCYERLAEGLLPACVATCPAHARIFGDLDNPVSQVSILIAQKSGQPLHPQVGTKPSVYYLPR; encoded by the coding sequence ATGCACTACGGAATGGTTATTGATTTAGCGAGATGTATTGGCTGTACGGCGTGTACAGTAGCTTGTAAGACCCATAATGTTACGCCCAAAGACATTGCCTGGGCCCAGGTACTTGTAGAAGAAAAGGGGAAATACCCAAATTCAAATATCGAATCGACCCCAGTTTTATGTATGCATTGCCAAAACGCCCCTTGTATATCAGCCTGTCCGACTGGCGCTTCCTACCGGGACGATAGTGGAATTGTACACATTAAAAAGGATAAATGCATCGGCTGCCGGGCCTGTATGGTCTCCTGCCCCTATAACGCCAGAAAATTTTCGTTTGGCGATGCACAGTCATACTACCCAGGGAAAGAGACCACCCCGCTGGAAAAAGTACAACAAACCAAATTCCCCAAAGGCGTCGTATCCAAGTGTGAATTTTGCTATGAACGTCTGGCCGAAGGATTGCTTCCCGCCTGTGTGGCGACATGCCCAGCGCATGCTCGGATTTTCGGCGATTTGGATAATCCGGTCAGCCAGGTCAGTATTCTGATCGCTCAGAAAAGCGGGCAGCCGCTGCACCCGCAAGTTGGTACAAAACCTTCGGTCTATTATTTGCCGAGATAG
- a CDS encoding MarR family winged helix-turn-helix transcriptional regulator, translating to MEDCIYKSSPYRSPGSRIAVLYRMDRDFFAKKLKEYCLGTSEMAVLLQLSYYRELSQDQISTNIVMDKTTLSKIVKKLLHKGHIYMVRDTQDNRVHLLGLTQKGQEMIPVLKDATAEWVSIISKGFEPEEITLFCNILDRMIVSVEAYEADQVNN from the coding sequence ATGGAAGATTGTATATACAAATCAAGCCCATATCGTTCGCCGGGGAGCAGAATTGCGGTTCTCTACCGCATGGACCGGGATTTTTTTGCTAAAAAATTGAAGGAATATTGCTTAGGGACCAGTGAGATGGCGGTTCTTCTTCAGCTGAGCTATTACAGAGAATTGAGCCAGGATCAAATATCTACGAATATTGTTATGGATAAAACAACGTTGTCAAAAATAGTAAAGAAACTTTTGCATAAAGGTCATATCTACATGGTACGGGATACCCAGGACAACAGAGTTCACCTCCTGGGTCTCACCCAAAAAGGGCAGGAGATGATACCGGTTTTAAAGGATGCTACTGCGGAATGGGTGAGTATCATCTCGAAGGGATTCGAACCGGAGGAAATTACCTTGTTCTGTAATATTTTAGACAGAATGATCGTATCTGTCGAAGCATATGAGGCGGATCAGGTGAATAATTAA